The Pseudomonas sp. MPC6 nucleotide sequence CGTTGCCGAAGGCCAGGGCCGGGGCAATCTTCCAGGCCGCGGTCGCCATCGGGAAATTCCACGGGGTGATGATGCCGACCACACCGACCGGTTCGCGCTGCACTTCAATCTCGATGCCAGGGCGCACCGACGCGGCCGTCTCGCCCATCTGCCGCAGCACTTCGGCGGCGTAGTAATGGAAGAACTGGGCAGAGCGATTGACTTCACCGATCCCCTCGGCAAGCGGTTTGCCTTCTTCGCGGGAGAGCAGCTCACCCAGCTCGTCCTTGCGCGCCATCAGCTCGTTGCCGATGGCCATCAACACCTGTTGGCGCTGTTCCAGGCCAGTGGCGGCCCACAGTGGCTGAGCCTCACGGGCTGCCGCGATGGCGTCCAGGGTTTGTTCGGCGCTGGCCTGGTGATAGTGGCCGACGATGTCTTCGACATCCGATGGGCTGTGGTTGGCGATAACGGCCTGGCCATCACACCAGTGTCCAGCGATGTAGTTCTTGCAGGGTTGCAGTGCCATGGGAACCTCCGATTGCGTGGTTCCCATCATGAGAGTATTAATCTGCAAATAAAAATTAATAATAAAAATGAATTGATAAGGAAAACTTACCGTGTTGCCCGAGCTGAAGATCACCCAATTACGCTATTTCGTGCTGGTCGCGCAGCTGAAAAGCTTTCACGGCGCGGCTAAATTGGCCTATCGCACGCAACCGGCGCTGTCGTTGGCGGTGCGTGAGCTGGAGCAGAAGCTGGGCCAGGCACTGTTCGAAAAAGGCGGCAAAACCGAACTGACGCCTTTTGGCGAGCATTGTTTGCCGCTGTTCCAGGACCTCCTGGCGCACCACGACCGGATTGCCCGGGAAGTCAGCTTGCTGGCGCAGCATGAAATCGGTCAGGTCAGCATCGCCACGGTGCCGTCCGTGGCCAGCCGGTTGCTGCCGCACCTGCTTGCGGGATTTGTCAGTGAGCATCCGAAGCTGCAGATCAGCATCCAGGACGGTAACGCCGACAGCGTGCGGCAGTTGTTGCTCCAGGGGCAGGTGGACTTCGCGATCAGCAGCGTCTGGCTGCCCGATGAGAGCATTGAGTTCCTGCCGATCCTGAGTGACCAGGTCGGGGTGGTCTGTCGCCATGATCACCCGCTGGCCGCGATGGGCGGCGCGGCCTTGCACTGGTCCAGCCTGCTGGCGTATCCGCTGGTGCGCAATGGCACCTCGCGCTTGCTTGAAGGCACCGCGGCGGCGGGGCTGCTGGAGAGCAGTCTGTTGTTCGTCTCCAACATGATTTCGCTGATTGCCATGCTCGAACAAGGCATTGGCATCACGACGCTGCCATCCCTGGCATTTCCCCAGGGCAATGAACAGCTGGTGTTTCTGCCGCTTTCAGAGCCGAAAGTGGAACGGCAGATCGGTATCCTGTGCCGCAAAGGCCACAGCCTGTCACCCGCGGCGGCCGAGTTGATGGGTTTTTTGAAGGAGAATATGCGCATGACGGCCATGCAAAGCTGACGCGCAATTGTGGAAAACGCCAAACCCCTGTAGGAGCCGGCTTGCCGGCGAAGACGGTCTCGAGCCTTGCAGCGACCATGAAGACGCCTTCGCCGGCAAGCCGGCTCCTACAGGGGTCATGTCCCCCAACCTTCTCTCACCGCCCGGCGAATGCCTTCCAGCAGCATCGCAAAAGCCGGGTTGTCGTTGTTGTCGATGACGTGAAGCAAATGCAGCGATACAAGCCGGAGTGGAAGGCGGTCAAACCGCGGTTTTGAGTTCAGCCAACAGG carries:
- a CDS encoding LysR family transcriptional regulator: MLPELKITQLRYFVLVAQLKSFHGAAKLAYRTQPALSLAVRELEQKLGQALFEKGGKTELTPFGEHCLPLFQDLLAHHDRIAREVSLLAQHEIGQVSIATVPSVASRLLPHLLAGFVSEHPKLQISIQDGNADSVRQLLLQGQVDFAISSVWLPDESIEFLPILSDQVGVVCRHDHPLAAMGGAALHWSSLLAYPLVRNGTSRLLEGTAAAGLLESSLLFVSNMISLIAMLEQGIGITTLPSLAFPQGNEQLVFLPLSEPKVERQIGILCRKGHSLSPAAAELMGFLKENMRMTAMQS